The Terriglobales bacterium sequence AGCTTTTCTTCTCCCTCTACTTCGCCATGACCGGGATGCACGCCCTGCACATGGTAATAGGGCTGGGCATCCTGGGCGTGCTGCTGGTGAAGTCCTGGAAGGGGCGCTTCTCGCCCGAGTACAACAGTCCGGTGGAGCTCACCGGGCTCTACTGGCACTTCGTGGACATCGTGTGGATCTATCTGTTCCCGCTGCTGTATTTGGTCGACCGCTACCATCACTACTGAGGAGAGCCGTGTCCGGACACATCGTTTCCCGACGAATCTACTACGGCATATTCGCCGCGCTGATGATGCTCACCCTGCTCACCGTCTGGATCGCCTTCCAAGACGTGGATACGCACTTCTGGGGCCTGCACGTCGCTCTCAATCCGGTGATCGCGCTGGCCATCGCCACCACCAAGGCGCTGCTGGTCATCCTCTACTTCATGCACGTGCGCTACAGCAGCAAGCTCACCAAGGTGACTGTGCTGGCGGGATTCTTCTGGCTCGGCATCCTGCTGATCATGACCATGGGCGACTACATCAGCCGCTCCTGGATCAAACTGCCCTGAAGCGCGCCTCCGGATGTGCGCTATACTCGCGTTTTCCCACCCTTGAGGTGACTTATGCCCTTCTGCACAAGTTGTAGAGCCCCGATGGAGGCAACCGCGCAAGTGTGTCCCTCTTGCGGCAAGTCAGCGGGCGGAGGAGCTCCGGCGAAAACAGCGGCCGCGGCCCCGCCAGCGCAAAAGAGCGGCAGCGCGCTCAAGGTCATCCTGCTGGTGCTGGGCGGTTTGTTGCTCCTGTTTGTCGTGGTCATCGCCGTCGTGGTGGGCGGCGCCTACTACGTCGCCAAGCAGACCCACGTGGAGACGACCTCCGGGGGCGCCAAAGTAGAGACGCCCTTCGGCACCGTCGAGACCAACAACGAAGACTCCGCCAAGATCGCCGAGAAGATGGGCGTCGAGGTTTACCCGGGTGCCAAGGCCCTGCCCGGCGGCGCCAGCGTCAAGCTGGGCGGCATGAGCACCGCCAGCGTGCTGTTCGAATCCGATGACCCGCCGGAGAAGGTCGCGGACTTCTACCGCAAGCAGTTCCCCAACGCCAACGTCACCTCGCACAGCGACGACGGCGGCACGCACATCGCCCTCAT is a genomic window containing:
- a CDS encoding cytochrome C oxidase subunit IV family protein, with product MSGHIVSRRIYYGIFAALMMLTLLTVWIAFQDVDTHFWGLHVALNPVIALAIATTKALLVILYFMHVRYSSKLTKVTVLAGFFWLGILLIMTMGDYISRSWIKLP